One window of Desulforegulaceae bacterium genomic DNA carries:
- a CDS encoding glycine betaine ABC transporter substrate-binding protein yields the protein MKKIKLITMIMLSFCIVMTLSTNAFAKKKVKIVYVEWACATASSNVMKAVIEKATDYKVELTPVAAAAMYSAIATNDQDATTTGWLPVTHADYVKRFEGRIVDLGPNMEGAKIGLVVPKYVTINSIEELDNEYKKFDGDIIGIDPGAGVMRCAEQALVDYNLKKIELISSSGPMMTATLQNRYKNNKWVVVTGWVPHWKFAKFDLKFLEDPKKVFGEAETINTIVRNDLKKDMPEVYKILDNFYWGPSEIGEVMAMNMENGQVEKNAVTWVEKNPEIVNKWIK from the coding sequence ATGAAAAAAATTAAATTGATTACAATGATTATGCTAAGTTTTTGCATAGTTATGACTCTATCTACCAATGCATTTGCAAAGAAAAAAGTAAAAATTGTTTATGTTGAATGGGCCTGTGCAACTGCAAGTTCAAATGTAATGAAAGCTGTTATTGAAAAGGCAACTGATTATAAAGTTGAACTTACCCCTGTTGCTGCTGCTGCAATGTATTCAGCCATTGCAACAAACGATCAGGATGCAACAACAACAGGATGGCTTCCTGTTACCCACGCTGATTATGTTAAAAGATTTGAAGGCAGAATAGTTGACCTTGGCCCAAATATGGAAGGTGCAAAAATTGGTCTTGTTGTTCCAAAATATGTAACAATAAATTCCATTGAAGAGCTTGACAATGAATATAAAAAATTTGACGGAGATATAATCGGAATTGACCCTGGTGCAGGAGTAATGAGGTGTGCAGAACAAGCTTTGGTAGATTACAATCTTAAAAAAATAGAACTAATATCTTCTAGCGGCCCAATGATGACTGCAACATTGCAAAATAGATACAAAAACAACAAATGGGTAGTTGTTACAGGCTGGGTTCCTCATTGGAAATTTGCCAAATTTGACCTTAAATTCCTTGAAGATCCTAAAAAAGTTTTTGGAGAAGCAGAAACAATAAATACAATTGTAAGAAATGACCTGAAAAAAGATATGCCTGAAGTCTACAAAATCCTTGATAATTTTTACTGGGGCCCTTCAGAAATAGGTGAAGTAATGGCCATGAATATGGAAAATGGCCAAGTTGAAAAAAATGCAGTTACCTGGGTTGAAAAAAATCCTGAAATTGTTAATAAATGGATTAAATAA
- a CDS encoding proline/glycine betaine ABC transporter permease, with product MDFNIPRIPIGEGVEKGIDFLDSNFSFITKAMSKVVESVIDVMVTGMTFVHPVIFIIIVTALSWYLTKKKGVAILALAGLSLILNLGLWDPTLSTLALVIIATLFSMMIGLPLGIFAALNQVAYKITMPVLDFMQTMPAFVYLIPAIPFFGLGRVAAIFSTVIFSVPPVIRLTCLGIRQVPSDLVEAADAFGSNPRQKLFKLQLPMATPTIMAGINQTVMLALSMVVIAAMIGAKGLGGEVWKAIQRLQSGKGFEAGLGIVIIAILLDRILQQVGKQKHADIDKEE from the coding sequence ATGGACTTTAATATTCCAAGAATACCCATTGGAGAGGGAGTTGAAAAAGGCATCGACTTTCTTGACTCCAATTTTTCATTTATTACAAAAGCAATGTCAAAGGTTGTTGAATCTGTAATTGATGTGATGGTTACAGGAATGACATTTGTTCACCCTGTTATATTTATAATAATAGTTACAGCTCTTTCCTGGTATCTGACCAAAAAAAAGGGAGTTGCAATTCTTGCCTTAGCAGGATTGTCCCTAATTTTAAACCTTGGATTATGGGATCCTACACTAAGCACTTTGGCACTTGTTATAATTGCCACTCTTTTTTCAATGATGATAGGACTTCCCCTTGGAATTTTTGCTGCACTAAACCAGGTAGCGTACAAAATAACAATGCCGGTCCTTGATTTTATGCAAACCATGCCAGCCTTTGTTTATCTTATACCCGCAATACCTTTTTTCGGTCTTGGAAGGGTAGCTGCAATATTTTCAACAGTTATATTTTCAGTTCCCCCTGTAATACGACTGACCTGTCTTGGTATAAGACAGGTTCCATCTGACCTTGTTGAAGCTGCAGATGCTTTTGGATCAAACCCAAGACAAAAACTTTTTAAACTCCAGCTTCCAATGGCAACCCCGACAATAATGGCAGGAATAAATCAAACTGTTATGCTTGCTCTTTCAATGGTTGTTATTGCTGCAATGATTGGAGCCAAGGGTCTTGGAGGCGAAGTATGGAAAGCAATCCAACGACTTCAGAGTGGTAAGGGTTTTGAAGCAGGTTTAGGCATAGTTATAATAGCTATTTTGCTTGACAGAATTCTGCAGCAGGTTGGAAAGCAAAAACACGCTGATATTGATAAAGAAGAATAA
- a CDS encoding glycine betaine/L-proline ABC transporter ATP-binding protein, with protein sequence MSKIQIKDVYKIFGPNPKKAIKLFKEGMTKDELLNKTKHAVGVGGVSFNVEEGEILVVMGLSGSGKSTLVRCVNRLIEPSAGQILIDGVDIGKLNESELRRVRQEKFGMVFQHFALFPHRTVAENAEYGLEIKGIKPEERRERAIEVLEQVGLKGHEDSYPSQLSGGMQQRVGLARALALDPDILLMDEAFSALDPLIRSDMQDELIALQAKVKKTILFISHDLDEALKIGDKIVLMKDGKVVQIGTPEDILMNPASRYVEKFVEDVDITKILTAQHVMNKVRSTAHLKNHGPRAVLRKMKRHNLSTVYVVKQDNTLVGMVTAEKAVEALKRGDKDLTQIIEKEIITVSPDTPASELFEIMYNLPYPLGVVDEDKKLKGVIVRGALLGALAERGV encoded by the coding sequence ATGTCCAAAATACAAATTAAAGACGTATACAAAATTTTTGGACCCAATCCAAAAAAAGCTATTAAGCTTTTTAAAGAAGGAATGACAAAGGATGAACTTCTTAACAAAACAAAGCATGCAGTCGGAGTTGGGGGTGTAAGCTTTAATGTTGAAGAAGGTGAAATTCTTGTTGTAATGGGCCTTTCAGGAAGTGGGAAATCAACCCTTGTCAGATGTGTTAACCGGCTTATCGAACCATCAGCCGGACAAATCTTGATAGACGGAGTTGATATAGGGAAACTAAATGAGTCAGAACTCAGAAGAGTAAGGCAGGAAAAATTCGGAATGGTTTTCCAGCATTTCGCATTATTTCCCCACAGAACTGTTGCCGAAAATGCCGAATACGGCCTTGAAATAAAGGGTATTAAACCTGAAGAAAGAAGAGAAAGAGCAATTGAAGTTTTAGAGCAGGTTGGCCTCAAAGGCCATGAAGACAGTTACCCTTCACAGCTGAGCGGAGGAATGCAGCAAAGAGTCGGACTTGCAAGAGCACTAGCCCTTGATCCTGACATTCTTTTAATGGATGAGGCTTTTTCAGCTCTTGATCCACTTATCAGAAGCGATATGCAAGATGAACTTATTGCTTTGCAGGCCAAAGTTAAAAAAACAATTTTATTTATCAGCCATGATCTTGATGAAGCCCTTAAAATAGGCGACAAAATTGTTCTTATGAAAGACGGTAAAGTTGTCCAGATAGGAACGCCCGAAGATATTTTGATGAATCCAGCCTCAAGATATGTTGAAAAATTTGTTGAGGATGTAGATATAACAAAAATACTTACAGCTCAACATGTAATGAATAAGGTAAGATCAACAGCTCATTTAAAAAATCACGGCCCAAGAGCTGTTTTAAGAAAAATGAAAAGACATAACCTTTCCACAGTTTATGTTGTAAAACAGGACAATACTCTTGTGGGCATGGTAACTGCTGAAAAAGCCGTGGAAGCTCTGAAAAGAGGAGACAAGGATCTTACCCAAATAATTGAAAAAGAGATTATAACTGTAAGCCCAGACACTCCGGCATCTGAGCTTTTTGAAATTATGTACAACCTTCCATATCCCCTTGGAGTTGTTGATGAAGATAAAAAACTTAAGGGCGTAATAGTAAGAGGTGCCTTACTAGGTGCACTTGCTGAAAGAGGAGTCTAA
- a CDS encoding MBL fold metallo-hydrolase gives MQKIKSEIFRFEDFKIHLINGYIQKTPIIEYNDKILLMDGGCRPDSFAIKMYLKKISTKDKKAKLAIGSHIHPDHLGGAGYLKKFLNIPLAVPKGMNDWYSSFGGFLQHKIDICLGHYVAVATKLPFKSLYYPRKADYDYILEDRAGIPFFNDWKVYSAKGHTLHDVVFFNEKEKILYAADVLLKVRSRFLLPIPVTFPKLMKKSIEMIYDLKPKHIFLAHGGYMRGEMMEEAYFTLIRQANMITKEYMKNNFIYRLATLGASMKNLL, from the coding sequence ATGCAAAAAATAAAATCTGAAATTTTTCGGTTTGAAGATTTTAAAATTCATTTGATTAATGGATATATCCAAAAAACTCCCATCATAGAATATAATGACAAAATACTTTTAATGGACGGAGGCTGCAGACCTGATTCCTTTGCAATCAAAATGTATTTAAAAAAAATTTCAACTAAAGATAAAAAAGCAAAACTTGCAATCGGCTCCCATATTCATCCAGATCATTTAGGCGGGGCAGGGTATCTTAAAAAATTTTTAAATATTCCCCTGGCAGTTCCAAAGGGAATGAACGACTGGTATTCTTCTTTTGGAGGGTTTCTTCAGCATAAAATTGACATTTGTCTTGGCCATTATGTGGCAGTTGCAACAAAGCTCCCCTTCAAATCTTTGTATTATCCAAGAAAAGCTGATTATGATTATATCCTTGAAGACAGGGCAGGGATTCCTTTTTTTAATGACTGGAAAGTTTATTCAGCCAAAGGACACACTCTTCACGATGTTGTTTTTTTCAATGAAAAAGAAAAAATTCTTTATGCAGCTGATGTCCTTTTAAAGGTAAGAAGTAGATTTTTACTTCCCATTCCTGTAACTTTTCCAAAGCTTATGAAAAAAAGTATTGAAATGATCTATGATTTAAAACCTAAACATATTTTTCTTGCCCATGGAGGATATATGAGAGGAGAGATGATGGAAGAAGCTTATTTTACACTTATAAGGCAAGCAAATATGATTACAAAAGAATATATGAAAAATAATTTTATTTATAGACTTGCAACTTTAGGTGCCTCAATGAAAAATTTGTTATGA
- a CDS encoding PaaI family thioesterase, giving the protein MESLLEIGQQILKSQPFSNLLGAELTSFKAGSAEITLEISDKLKQQHSFVHGGVVSYLADNCLTYSGGSVLGDCLTSEYKINYLRPAMGNKLIARSTVLSSGKRQAVCECKVFALSEKGEILVVATQGTINKV; this is encoded by the coding sequence GTGGAGAGTTTACTTGAGATAGGACAGCAAATATTAAAATCACAGCCATTCAGTAATCTTTTAGGGGCAGAATTAACTTCTTTTAAAGCAGGTTCTGCTGAAATTACTTTAGAAATTTCAGATAAATTAAAACAACAGCATAGTTTTGTTCACGGAGGTGTGGTGAGTTATCTTGCTGATAACTGCCTTACTTATTCAGGAGGCTCTGTTCTTGGCGACTGCCTAACTTCAGAATATAAAATCAATTATCTTCGGCCTGCCATGGGCAACAAACTGATTGCCCGTTCAACAGTATTATCATCGGGTAAACGTCAAGCTGTGTGCGAATGCAAAGTGTTTGCTCTAAGTGAGAAAGGCGAAATTTTGGTTGTGGCAACCCAGGGGACTATAAATAAAGTTTAA
- a CDS encoding catalase, protein MKNEKKKLTTNAGAPVPDNQNVMTAGPRGPQLLQDVWYLEKMAHFDREVIPERRMHAKGSGAYGTFTVTHDITKYTRAKIFSEIGKKTDLFARFSTVAGERGAADAERDIRGFALKFYTEEGNWDLVGNNTPVFFLRDPLKFSDLNHVVHRDPRTNLRSAKSNWDFWTSLPEALHQVTIVMSDRGIPASFRNMHGFGSHTFSFINAKNERYWCKFHFTTHQGIKNLTDSEAEAVIGKCRESNQRDLYYSIEKGEFPKWTLYVQIMTEEQAAKLPYNPFDLTKVWYKKDFPLIEVGEMELNKNPENYFAEVEQAAFNPANVVPGISFSPDKMLQGRLFSYGDAQRYRLGVNHHLIPVNKARCPFHSYHRDGQMRVDGNYGSTIGYEPNSYGEWQEQPDFSEPPLELSGAANHWDAREDDSDYYTQPGKLFRLMNTEQQEALFGNTARAMDDAPEMIKIRHIGNCLKADPAYGEGIAKALGISLSKVPK, encoded by the coding sequence ATGAAAAATGAAAAGAAAAAACTCACCACCAATGCAGGAGCTCCTGTACCAGATAACCAAAACGTAATGACTGCCGGCCCTCGCGGACCACAATTACTCCAAGACGTTTGGTATTTGGAAAAAATGGCACATTTCGACCGCGAAGTTATTCCGGAACGAAGGATGCACGCCAAGGGATCCGGAGCTTACGGTACCTTTACAGTTACCCATGACATCACCAAATACACCAGAGCAAAGATTTTTTCTGAAATTGGTAAAAAAACCGATCTATTCGCACGTTTTTCAACTGTGGCTGGAGAACGAGGAGCTGCCGACGCTGAAAGAGATATTCGCGGTTTTGCACTGAAATTTTACACCGAAGAAGGTAATTGGGATTTAGTGGGCAATAATACACCTGTCTTTTTTCTCCGTGACCCGTTGAAATTTTCAGACCTCAACCATGTAGTTCATCGCGACCCAAGAACAAACCTGCGCAGCGCTAAAAGCAATTGGGACTTTTGGACTTCTCTTCCCGAAGCTCTCCATCAGGTAACTATTGTAATGAGTGATCGGGGCATTCCGGCAAGCTTCAGAAACATGCACGGTTTTGGCAGTCACACTTTCAGTTTCATCAACGCCAAAAACGAACGCTACTGGTGTAAATTCCACTTCACTACTCATCAGGGTATAAAAAACCTTACTGATTCAGAAGCCGAAGCTGTAATAGGCAAATGCCGTGAAAGCAACCAACGTGATCTTTACTACTCAATAGAAAAAGGCGAGTTCCCAAAATGGACACTTTATGTTCAGATCATGACCGAAGAACAGGCTGCCAAACTCCCCTACAATCCTTTTGATCTAACCAAGGTTTGGTACAAAAAAGATTTTCCCCTTATCGAAGTGGGAGAAATGGAACTTAACAAAAACCCGGAAAACTATTTTGCTGAAGTTGAGCAGGCGGCTTTTAATCCAGCCAATGTGGTACCTGGCATAAGTTTTTCACCTGACAAAATGCTCCAGGGGCGTCTTTTTTCTTATGGGGATGCTCAGCGTTACCGCTTGGGAGTCAACCATCACCTCATCCCTGTAAACAAGGCCCGTTGTCCTTTCCATAGTTATCACCGCGACGGTCAAATGAGAGTTGACGGCAACTATGGCTCTACCATTGGCTATGAACCCAATAGTTATGGAGAGTGGCAGGAACAGCCAGATTTTTCAGAACCGCCTCTGGAATTAAGCGGTGCAGCAAATCACTGGGACGCCAGAGAAGATGACAGTGACTATTACACCCAGCCCGGCAAGCTCTTTCGCTTGATGAATACAGAACAACAAGAGGCTTTATTTGGCAACACTGCCCGTGCCATGGACGATGCGCCAGAAATGATCAAAATCCGTCATATAGGTAATTGCTTAAAAGCCGACCCAGCCTATGGAGAAGGAATAGCCAAGGCACTGGGTATCTCACTAAGCAAAGTTCCAAAATAA
- a CDS encoding flavodoxin family protein, protein MLYFEELVKKATNIKNPLPKILAVGGSPRQGGNTDLITKQIIAGLDKEKIDSKNINLRNFNFKGCIGCEKCRADKVCTGLNDGMSLIYPDILKSQGLILTSPVHNYNITSWMKAFIDRLYCFYEFDNSTRPRQWRARLENQKRKVVISAVCEQESLENMGFAIEAMSVPMKALGFEIVGTLPVFKSFEKGAVKKQEDIMDKAFNLGKKLGKSLKE, encoded by the coding sequence ATGCTTTATTTTGAAGAACTTGTAAAAAAGGCGACAAACATAAAAAATCCATTACCAAAAATATTAGCTGTTGGAGGAAGTCCAAGGCAGGGAGGCAATACAGATCTAATAACAAAACAGATTATAGCCGGGCTTGATAAAGAAAAAATTGACTCTAAAAACATTAATTTACGCAACTTTAATTTCAAAGGCTGTATTGGATGTGAAAAATGCAGAGCAGATAAAGTCTGCACAGGATTAAACGACGGAATGTCGCTAATTTATCCTGATATTTTAAAATCCCAGGGATTAATTTTAACATCCCCAGTTCACAATTATAATATAACCTCATGGATGAAAGCTTTTATAGACAGATTATATTGTTTTTATGAATTTGATAATAGCACAAGACCTCGTCAATGGAGGGCTAGACTTGAAAATCAAAAAAGAAAAGTTGTTATTTCTGCTGTTTGCGAACAAGAAAGCCTGGAAAACATGGGATTTGCCATAGAAGCAATGAGTGTACCCATGAAAGCTTTGGGTTTTGAAATTGTCGGGACTCTCCCTGTTTTTAAATCCTTTGAAAAAGGAGCTGTAAAAAAACAAGAGGATATAATGGATAAAGCATTTAACCTTGGGAAAAAACTAGGCAAAAGTTTAAAAGAATAA
- a CDS encoding NAD(P)-dependent alcohol dehydrogenase: protein MKAFAMLSIGKVGIIEKERPSCGPLDAILRPTKGLLCTSDVHTVHGAIGERENLTLGHEVAGIVEEVGEYVTKFKKGDRVIVGAITPDWGSDAAQSGYPSQSGGPLGGWKFSNIKDGTFAEFAHVNEADANLALIPNNVSDESAVYVTDMMSTGFMGAENANIPIGGTVVVFAQGPVGLMCTAGARLRGAGLIITVESVPKRQELSKHYGADIVIDFTKEDVVKKIYELTNNEGVDSTIDALGSSAIIQQCVEVTKPGGTISNTGYHGSGEFVKIPRVGWGVGMAGKTITTGLCPGGHLRLSRLLRLLELKKIDPTLMTSHTFKFNEIEKAYHIMETKEDGVVKPLIEFDF from the coding sequence ATGAAGGCATTCGCAATGTTGAGCATTGGGAAGGTAGGCATAATTGAAAAAGAACGTCCTAGCTGTGGGCCTCTAGACGCAATCCTGCGTCCAACAAAAGGGCTTCTCTGTACATCTGATGTTCATACAGTTCACGGCGCCATTGGAGAAAGAGAAAACCTTACACTTGGCCATGAAGTCGCAGGTATAGTAGAAGAAGTTGGTGAATATGTAACTAAATTTAAAAAAGGAGATCGGGTAATAGTTGGAGCAATCACCCCCGACTGGGGTTCAGATGCTGCTCAGTCAGGTTATCCCTCTCAGTCCGGCGGACCTCTTGGGGGATGGAAATTCTCCAATATCAAAGACGGCACCTTTGCAGAATTTGCACATGTCAACGAAGCAGATGCCAACCTTGCCCTAATTCCAAATAATGTATCAGACGAATCTGCTGTGTATGTAACTGATATGATGAGTACTGGATTCATGGGTGCAGAAAACGCCAACATCCCCATAGGCGGAACTGTGGTTGTTTTTGCTCAGGGACCTGTAGGCCTAATGTGTACTGCAGGAGCACGTCTTAGAGGTGCAGGACTAATAATTACGGTTGAAAGCGTGCCCAAACGCCAGGAGCTTTCCAAACACTACGGGGCTGACATTGTAATAGATTTTACAAAAGAAGACGTAGTAAAAAAAATCTACGAACTTACTAATAATGAAGGTGTGGATTCAACAATTGACGCGCTAGGCTCATCAGCTATAATTCAACAATGCGTCGAAGTGACTAAGCCCGGAGGCACTATTTCAAACACAGGCTATCATGGTTCAGGAGAGTTTGTTAAAATCCCAAGGGTTGGATGGGGAGTTGGAATGGCGGGAAAAACAATTACTACAGGACTTTGTCCCGGAGGACACTTAAGGCTCTCCCGTCTGCTCAGGCTGCTTGAACTTAAAAAGATTGATCCAACTTTAATGACCAGTCATACTTTTAAATTCAATGAAATTGAAAAAGCCTATCATATAATGGAAACAAAAGAAGACGGTGTAGTCAAACCCTTGATTGAATTCGATTTTTAA
- a CDS encoding methyl-accepting chemotaxis protein, which yields MKITLKRKLLLSIVSSTILPIILICVFISYTIRENSMESFFTSTGNELNHIEKSLSLFLEEIKANTNLFAQHSAVKDMDQSMNSFINETIAKATPEFKIGFTERKIQHLIQSLYKTHKAYVDLYAASKYGGLSLASEVKIPPGFDPRTRPWYKQAMDNPGKATISKAYQTATGEGDAVLTVTRSVESGNEIVGVVGIDVSLKALTDLIKSTKIGKTGYLMLIQDDGVILADPKTPEFNFKNLGELDIPAFNEINKYKEGSFEVEINGIEYAVSIYTSPSFKWKLVGLIEKQEIMAKVYSMLRIIGILGAVITAFFGCIGIFLANSIANPIDSVTKAIGKITQGDLATRLTIKSKDEIGEMAYSFNYFIEKLQEMVKLVSENSSNAVTSSEQLSDISSKLLTGAEDMSARSSSVAGSSEEMTSNFNRVASAMEESSTKASMVAAAAEEMRATISGISHNAEKAENVSSKAVEQAGNVSEQMKNLGEAVNKIGRVTEAITEISEQTNLLALNATIEAARAGESGKGFAVVANEIKGLAQQTADATLDIQNLIDNVQITSKSTEEGIGQISSVIREVNNIISTITVAVEEQASATDEIASNIAEASRGIQEVSENLSQSSDVAADITLDIAQVSAASLDISSSGGRIKQSSQDLLDQAQELNKIVGNFKI from the coding sequence ATGAAAATCACATTAAAAAGAAAACTTTTATTGTCTATAGTCAGTTCAACTATTTTACCAATTATACTTATCTGTGTTTTTATTAGTTATACTATTCGTGAAAACTCTATGGAGAGCTTTTTTACTTCAACCGGAAATGAGTTAAATCATATAGAAAAATCTCTTTCTTTATTTCTAGAGGAAATTAAAGCAAACACCAATCTTTTTGCTCAACATTCTGCTGTTAAAGACATGGATCAATCAATGAATTCATTTATAAATGAAACCATTGCCAAGGCCACTCCTGAATTTAAAATTGGGTTTACAGAGCGAAAAATTCAACACCTGATTCAAAGTTTATATAAAACGCATAAAGCTTATGTGGATTTATATGCTGCTTCAAAGTATGGTGGCTTGTCACTGGCCAGTGAGGTTAAAATACCACCAGGCTTTGATCCCAGGACTCGACCCTGGTATAAGCAAGCTATGGATAATCCTGGCAAAGCCACAATTTCCAAGGCCTACCAAACAGCAACAGGAGAAGGAGACGCAGTGTTAACCGTTACACGATCTGTGGAATCAGGAAATGAAATTGTAGGAGTTGTTGGGATTGATGTGAGTCTTAAAGCACTGACAGATTTAATAAAAAGCACTAAAATTGGCAAAACCGGATATCTTATGCTTATTCAGGATGATGGGGTGATTTTGGCTGATCCAAAGACCCCTGAATTTAATTTTAAAAATCTTGGGGAACTTGATATCCCGGCGTTTAACGAAATTAATAAATACAAAGAAGGCAGCTTTGAAGTAGAAATTAATGGTATAGAATATGCCGTCAGCATATATACTTCCCCTTCGTTTAAGTGGAAGCTTGTCGGGTTGATAGAAAAGCAGGAGATAATGGCCAAGGTATATTCCATGCTGCGAATAATTGGAATTTTAGGTGCAGTGATAACAGCTTTTTTTGGCTGTATAGGAATTTTTTTGGCTAACTCTATAGCTAATCCCATAGATTCAGTTACCAAAGCCATAGGAAAAATAACTCAAGGTGATTTAGCCACCAGGCTTACCATAAAATCAAAGGATGAAATCGGTGAAATGGCTTATTCATTCAACTATTTTATTGAAAAGCTTCAAGAAATGGTAAAATTGGTCAGTGAAAACTCCTCCAATGCAGTAACCAGTTCGGAACAGCTTTCCGATATATCTTCCAAATTACTGACTGGTGCTGAAGATATGTCAGCTCGTTCATCCAGTGTTGCAGGATCATCTGAGGAAATGACCTCTAATTTTAACAGGGTTGCTTCAGCCATGGAAGAGTCTTCAACAAAAGCAAGTATGGTAGCTGCTGCTGCAGAGGAGATGAGAGCTACAATTAGCGGTATTTCTCACAATGCTGAAAAAGCAGAGAATGTTTCTTCAAAGGCTGTTGAACAGGCAGGCAATGTTTCTGAACAGATGAAAAATCTTGGCGAAGCTGTCAATAAAATCGGCAGAGTTACGGAAGCCATCACTGAAATTTCAGAACAGACTAATTTGTTGGCACTTAATGCAACAATTGAAGCTGCAAGAGCAGGAGAGTCCGGTAAAGGATTTGCTGTAGTGGCAAATGAAATAAAAGGGCTTGCCCAGCAGACAGCTGATGCCACTTTAGATATTCAAAACTTAATTGATAATGTTCAAATTACCTCAAAATCAACTGAAGAAGGTATTGGTCAGATATCTTCAGTAATCAGGGAGGTAAATAATATAATATCAACCATAACTGTCGCTGTTGAAGAGCAAGCTTCAGCTACAGATGAAATTGCAAGCAATATAGCCGAGGCAAGTAGAGGTATCCAGGAAGTTAGCGAAAATCTAAGCCAAAGTTCTGATGTGGCAGCAGATATAACTTTAGATATTGCTCAGGTTTCAGCAGCCTCTTTGGATATTTCAAGTAGCGGCGGTAGAATCAAACAAAGTTCACAAGATTTACTTGATCAGGCTCAGGAGCTGAATAAAATAGTTGGAAATTTTAAGATATAA
- a CDS encoding TMEM43 family protein, which yields MSEDSFTEVTTKSWSSRIKDALTGIVIGLIMIIVAFPVLFKNEGRSVYRYKSLKEGGGIVVSIPSDNVDQSNEGKLVHLTGLADTGEILRDPIFGVSANALKIKREVEMFQWAESSSSKTEKKLGGGTETTTTYTYSKRWSSTPISSSSFRKPEGHQNPGYFPYEAAELAAENVTLGDFDLSPSLAKKINNYVLLPIDNETPIPEEIRATAKVQPSGIYIGTSPSSPEIGDTKIRFMITKPTTVSVIAKQTGNTFAPYSTKAKGKLEILQKGSHSSEEMIEKAQAANKMMTWLLRAVGFALMFIGFNMVFKPLSVLADVLPILGTIVGAGTGLIAFLLAGILSLITIAIGWIFYRPLLGIILLAAAIGLAVVIIKKLKAAKKPAEQTQEMSESLEPAGE from the coding sequence ATGTCAGAAGACAGTTTTACAGAAGTAACAACCAAATCATGGTCAAGTCGTATTAAGGATGCGTTAACAGGAATTGTGATTGGTTTAATAATGATTATTGTTGCATTCCCTGTACTTTTCAAAAATGAAGGAAGATCTGTTTATAGATACAAAAGCTTAAAAGAAGGCGGGGGAATTGTAGTTTCAATCCCTTCTGACAATGTAGATCAAAGCAACGAAGGAAAACTAGTTCATTTAACCGGCCTGGCTGACACCGGTGAAATACTCAGAGATCCTATTTTTGGAGTTTCTGCAAATGCCCTTAAAATAAAACGAGAAGTGGAGATGTTCCAATGGGCGGAAAGTTCATCCAGCAAAACAGAGAAAAAATTAGGAGGAGGAACAGAAACTACAACAACCTATACTTATAGCAAAAGATGGTCCTCCACACCTATCAGCTCTTCCAGCTTCAGAAAACCAGAAGGGCATCAAAACCCGGGTTATTTCCCATATGAGGCCGCAGAACTAGCAGCCGAAAATGTAACACTTGGAGACTTTGACCTTTCTCCCTCCCTTGCAAAAAAAATAAACAATTATGTTCTCCTTCCAATTGACAATGAAACTCCTATTCCCGAAGAAATTAGAGCCACAGCCAAGGTACAGCCTTCAGGTATTTACATCGGCACCAGCCCTTCATCTCCAGAAATTGGGGATACAAAGATAAGATTTATGATAACTAAGCCCACAACTGTAAGCGTTATAGCAAAACAAACTGGAAATACCTTTGCACCTTATTCAACTAAAGCTAAAGGAAAACTGGAAATCCTTCAAAAAGGTTCTCACAGTTCAGAGGAAATGATCGAAAAAGCCCAGGCAGCTAATAAGATGATGACCTGGCTTTTAAGAGCTGTTGGGTTTGCTTTAATGTTTATTGGATTTAATATGGTTTTCAAACCATTGTCTGTACTAGCAGATGTATTGCCCATACTTGGGACCATTGTTGGTGCGGGTACAGGCCTTATCGCATTTTTGCTGGCAGGAATTCTTTCATTAATAACCATTGCCATAGGATGGATTTTCTATCGTCCTTTACTGGGTATAATTCTGCTAGCAGCAGCAATAGGACTGGCAGTGGTAATAATAAAAAAGTTAAAAGCTGCAAAAAAACCGGCTGAACAAACACAGGAAATGAGCGAAAGCCTTGAGCCTGCTGGAGAATAA